CTTATACCATAATTCTCTAATATGCGTATAGCATTAGTCTTTGTTTTAGACATAGTTTTAGACATATAATCACCCCTATTAATAATTCCTTTTTTATATTATAGCACTTATCTGTGTATTATTATATAAATCCATTTGTTTTCATATTCAAGTATTTTATTCATGCTATTGGTAAAATAATATATTAAAATAATTTAAGAAAGGTTGAAATGAGCAAAGAAAATATGTTATTATCATAAGAGGAACAATTTTTTAAAACAATTCAAATATATTGCTACAAGGAGTGAATAAATTGAAAAAAATATTTACTATACTTTTAATTGTTTTACTTACAGTAAGTTTAGTAGCTTGCAACGCCAATAATAAACCAACAAAAAATAATATAGAAAAAGAACAAGATAATATAATTGATGAAAGGAAAGAAAATACTACCGAAGAAAAAAGTCAAATACAAGTAGAAGAATCTAGTCCAAAAGCTGATTATGAAAAAAAGGAAGTTATTTTATACTTCGTAAATAATGAATATATAAATACTGGGGATGAAAATTTAGAAAAGCTCATTCCAGAAAAAAGAATTGTTAAATATGGTGACATATCCTTAGAAGAAACCATTGTACAAGAATTGATAAAAGGACCTAAAGATGATAATTTAAGCACATTAATACCTGCAAATGTAAAAATATTGGGAGTAGAAGTATCTGATAATACTGCCTTTGTAAACTTCTCACAGGAAGACTTATACGGCAGCTCTATGGAAGAAACTTTTACAATAAATCAAATAGTAGGTAGCCTTTTAGAACTTGATAATATAAAAAGAGTGCAATTCTTAATAGATGGGGAAAAGGCAGAATCTTTGATGGGTCATTTTGATATAACAGAACCCTTTGAAAGTTTGCAATATTAAAACCTCCTTCAAGGAATATCCCTAG
This portion of the Keratinibaculum paraultunense genome encodes:
- a CDS encoding GerMN domain-containing protein — encoded protein: MKKIFTILLIVLLTVSLVACNANNKPTKNNIEKEQDNIIDERKENTTEEKSQIQVEESSPKADYEKKEVILYFVNNEYINTGDENLEKLIPEKRIVKYGDISLEETIVQELIKGPKDDNLSTLIPANVKILGVEVSDNTAFVNFSQEDLYGSSMEETFTINQIVGSLLELDNIKRVQFLIDGEKAESLMGHFDITEPFESLQY